A region of Toxorhynchites rutilus septentrionalis strain SRP chromosome 1, ASM2978413v1, whole genome shotgun sequence DNA encodes the following proteins:
- the LOC129771688 gene encoding cellular tumor antigen p53-like isoform X1 — MVDSQELNGDYKEEIEIDSETEMFPLLGNSQQYELKDLDSQTMELFNSQTYANDATMVLNCGDITTSATDFELPISAKALDSLLPNQAIDLEVYATNIDCKPTTTCLEYLKQFPSLEKLFLPWINFRVNLPSEASDKTSWMYSEKLHKLFVKMGNTCTFNVSLSASPEITTSVRAMVVCSAPEDLHHPVSRCDNHRCSDIQNISDDIKQHIVRCKNEQVEYVGTKDGKIFEDRLAVVIPMGYSGKTGITLEFVCQNSCRNINRRATALVFTLEDESGRILGRETFQIKICTNIKRDKLNEEKTAVEENIRKRKAEPVEFKRGKKLMRSQQHQQQQPRIKEEAGTRRCDIDPVLVQISLPNRRMAKRMLENAIGLVSTAIVHSSDETEKNQLMQFVHDIRRSKSTIGLSNSQSSVDSEQN; from the exons ATGGTCGACTCCCAAGAACTCAACGGCGACTACAAGGAAGAGATTGA GATCGACAGCGAGACAGAGATGTTTCCCTTGTTGGGAAATTCG CAGCAATACGAACTGAAGGATCTGGACAGCCAAACGATGGAGCTGTTCAACAGCCAAACGTACGCGAATGACGCCACGATGGTGTTGAACTGTGGCGACATCACTACCTCGGCCACCGATTTCGAGCTCCCGATCTCGGCGAAAGCCCTCGATAGTTTGCTGCCGAACCAGGCGATCGATCTGGAAGTGTACGCCACAAACATCGACTGCAAGCCGACGACCACCTGTCTCGAGTATCTGAAACAGTTCCCTTCGCTGGAGAAGCTCTTTCTGCCCTGGATCAACTTCCGGGTGAACCTACCGAGCGAGGCTAGCGACAAAACCAGCTGGATGTACTCGGAGAAGCTGCACAAGCTGTTCGTTAAAATGGGAAACACGTGCACCTTCAATGTGTCCCTTTCCGCCTCTCCGGAGATCACCACGAGCGTTCGTGCGATGGTGGTCTGCTCGGCTCCGGAAGATCTTCACCATCCGGTGTCGCGGTGCGATAATCATCGATGCAGCGATATTcagaacatttccgatgacataAAGCAGCACATCGTGCGCTGTAAGAACGAGCAGGTGGAATACGTGGGCACCAAAGATGGAAAAATCTTCGAGGACCGGTTAGCGGTGGTGATCCCTATGGGTTACTCCGGTAAAACCGGCATCACGTTGGAGTTTGTCTGTCAGAACTCTTGTCGGAACATAAATCGCCGAGCTACGGCACTGGTTTTCACCCTGGAGGATGAGAGTGGCCGCATACTGGGCCGCGAGACGTTCCAGATTAAGATCTGCACGAATATCAAACGAGACAAGTTAAACGAAGAGAAGACTGCGGTGGAGGAGAACATTCGCAAGCGCAAAGCGGAACCGGTCGAGTTTAAACGAGGCAAAAAACTGATGCGATCccaacagcatcagcagcagcagccacgAATAAAGGAGGAAGCGGGTACCAGGCGGTGCGATATCGATCCAGTTTTGGTTCAAATTTCACTACCCAACCGCCGGATGGCCAAACGCATGCTCGAGAATGCGATTGGGCTCGTCTCGACGGCCATCGTGCACTCGTCTGACGAGACCGAAAAAAACCAGTTGATGCAATTCGTACATGACATACGACGGAGCAAAT CCACGATCGGGTTGTCGAATAGCCAGAGCAGCGTGGATAGTGAACAAAATTGA
- the LOC129771688 gene encoding cellular tumor antigen p53-like isoform X2 encodes MVDSQELNGDYKEEIEIDSETEMFPLLGNSQYELKDLDSQTMELFNSQTYANDATMVLNCGDITTSATDFELPISAKALDSLLPNQAIDLEVYATNIDCKPTTTCLEYLKQFPSLEKLFLPWINFRVNLPSEASDKTSWMYSEKLHKLFVKMGNTCTFNVSLSASPEITTSVRAMVVCSAPEDLHHPVSRCDNHRCSDIQNISDDIKQHIVRCKNEQVEYVGTKDGKIFEDRLAVVIPMGYSGKTGITLEFVCQNSCRNINRRATALVFTLEDESGRILGRETFQIKICTNIKRDKLNEEKTAVEENIRKRKAEPVEFKRGKKLMRSQQHQQQQPRIKEEAGTRRCDIDPVLVQISLPNRRMAKRMLENAIGLVSTAIVHSSDETEKNQLMQFVHDIRRSKSTIGLSNSQSSVDSEQN; translated from the exons ATGGTCGACTCCCAAGAACTCAACGGCGACTACAAGGAAGAGATTGA GATCGACAGCGAGACAGAGATGTTTCCCTTGTTGGGAAATTCG CAATACGAACTGAAGGATCTGGACAGCCAAACGATGGAGCTGTTCAACAGCCAAACGTACGCGAATGACGCCACGATGGTGTTGAACTGTGGCGACATCACTACCTCGGCCACCGATTTCGAGCTCCCGATCTCGGCGAAAGCCCTCGATAGTTTGCTGCCGAACCAGGCGATCGATCTGGAAGTGTACGCCACAAACATCGACTGCAAGCCGACGACCACCTGTCTCGAGTATCTGAAACAGTTCCCTTCGCTGGAGAAGCTCTTTCTGCCCTGGATCAACTTCCGGGTGAACCTACCGAGCGAGGCTAGCGACAAAACCAGCTGGATGTACTCGGAGAAGCTGCACAAGCTGTTCGTTAAAATGGGAAACACGTGCACCTTCAATGTGTCCCTTTCCGCCTCTCCGGAGATCACCACGAGCGTTCGTGCGATGGTGGTCTGCTCGGCTCCGGAAGATCTTCACCATCCGGTGTCGCGGTGCGATAATCATCGATGCAGCGATATTcagaacatttccgatgacataAAGCAGCACATCGTGCGCTGTAAGAACGAGCAGGTGGAATACGTGGGCACCAAAGATGGAAAAATCTTCGAGGACCGGTTAGCGGTGGTGATCCCTATGGGTTACTCCGGTAAAACCGGCATCACGTTGGAGTTTGTCTGTCAGAACTCTTGTCGGAACATAAATCGCCGAGCTACGGCACTGGTTTTCACCCTGGAGGATGAGAGTGGCCGCATACTGGGCCGCGAGACGTTCCAGATTAAGATCTGCACGAATATCAAACGAGACAAGTTAAACGAAGAGAAGACTGCGGTGGAGGAGAACATTCGCAAGCGCAAAGCGGAACCGGTCGAGTTTAAACGAGGCAAAAAACTGATGCGATCccaacagcatcagcagcagcagccacgAATAAAGGAGGAAGCGGGTACCAGGCGGTGCGATATCGATCCAGTTTTGGTTCAAATTTCACTACCCAACCGCCGGATGGCCAAACGCATGCTCGAGAATGCGATTGGGCTCGTCTCGACGGCCATCGTGCACTCGTCTGACGAGACCGAAAAAAACCAGTTGATGCAATTCGTACATGACATACGACGGAGCAAAT CCACGATCGGGTTGTCGAATAGCCAGAGCAGCGTGGATAGTGAACAAAATTGA